From one Nilaparvata lugens isolate BPH chromosome 2, ASM1435652v1, whole genome shotgun sequence genomic stretch:
- the LOC120350063 gene encoding peptide transporter family 1-like, with protein sequence MKSVTLAMWYLSIALGNLIVIIVTEVKPFRSQKAEFLFYTILAVCTMTQFMTIIARYDLEPEKPTAPKIATSYLAVDGTPLVFGESLNE encoded by the coding sequence ATGAAATCGGTGACATTGGCCATGTGGTATCTGTCGATAGCGCTAGGAAACCTGATTGTTATCATTGTCACCGAGGTCAAGCCTTTCAGGAGTCAGAAAGCCGAATTCCTATTCTACACAATCCTCGCCGTTTGCACAATGACTCAATTTATGACAATAATTGCACGATACGATTTAGAACCAGAAAAGCCTACAGCTccaaaaattgcaacctcatATTTGGCTGTTGATGGCACACCTCTAGTGTTTGGAGAATCCTTGAATGAATAG